CGACCAAAGTTATTCCCCGCCTCGATCACCGCGCGATAACCCGCGATATTGGCCATGGAGGACAGCGCGTCCATTTTCTGCGCGCGGGAAATCCGCGGCACCATTTCCATCGCGATCACATTGGCGCCCTTGGAGCGCGCAAGCTCCATACCGGCCTCATTGCCCCCCGGGTTGAAGAAGGAGATCAGCGTCTTACCCGCTGTCATCCGCTTCAGTTCCGTCTCGGTCGGCTGGCGCACCTTGGCCACGATATCCGCCGCTTTCCACAGGGCGGCCGGTGTTTTGACGATCTCAACGCCAACAGCCTCATATGTGGCATCTGCAAATCCCGCCGCCGCACCTGCGCCCGTCTCAATCGCACAGGTATAGCCCAGCTTTTGCAGCTGAACCGCAGAGTCCGGGGTCATCGCAACCCGCGCCTCGCCCTCAAACACTTCTTTTGGCGTGCCTATTTTCACCTTGTCGGTCCCCCTCTTTGTCCCCGCGCCAGACCTACTGAGCACGTATCGCAAATATTTTGACTACATTGCGCAACATTTTTGCGCAACAGTTTCGCTGCGTCGCCGCAACGGATTGCCGCAGTGCCGCAAATCCATCACAGCCATCGCCGTGTCTTTTGTTCATACCGCGCCCAGTCCGCGCGAAATTGCCTGCGCAGCCGGTTTTCTTCCGGCAGAATGAACCGCCGCTCCAGCACCCAGACAAAAATTGGCAACAGTGCCAGCGACAGAACGGCATCAAACCGCAAGACCAGCCCCAGCAGAAGCAAGCAATCGCCAAGGTAGATCGGATTGCGGCTGCGTTTGAAAATACCGGATTGCACCAGCTGGCTTGGATCACCATGCGGGTGAAGCGTTGTCTTCTGGCGCCGCATCTCTACAACGGCCAGCAGCATCAGCACGATCCCCGCCCCGACCAACAAACCGCTCAGAAGATCAATGATCGCGGCAATGGGGCCCGTTGAAAACCCCAGCCCCAAGGGCAGGAACTGCGCCTGGCACCACGCCAGTACAGCAAACC
The nucleotide sequence above comes from Phaeobacter inhibens DSM 16374. Encoded proteins:
- a CDS encoding methyltransferase family protein → MKWIDVPPVWLLGFAVLAWCQAQFLPLGLGFSTGPIAAIIDLLSGLLVGAGIVLMLLAVVEMRRQKTTLHPHGDPSQLVQSGIFKRSRNPIYLGDCLLLLGLVLRFDAVLSLALLPIFVWVLERRFILPEENRLRRQFRADWARYEQKTRRWL